A window of the Verminephrobacter eiseniae EF01-2 genome harbors these coding sequences:
- a CDS encoding ABC transporter substrate-binding protein produces the protein MQRRPFVTLASSAAAVLAAPGFMRNAWAQESGISGKTLGIGCSTALSGHFAGFGHDIRLGMEAAVAHVNGRGGIFGRTLQLSLVDDAYVPQRTADNVKQMISQGNVFVLLSCFGTPNNQAILPLLEEAGIPYVGPITGASSLRKSSRNVFHVRASYTDEIRRLVQRLAGMGLTGVGVVFLDNGFGRELLEDATRAMAEQQIKPLLQVALAIDGKNLGEVLAKVSEVRPPAVLLATSGLESVELIRGLKKNHPGILMTGTSVTLSGDDLKELGSASSGLAVTMVVPDSNLAKIALVRDYQSAMRARNEQMFTQRSLEAYINLRVLAEGLERAGADLTRAKLRSALASIRNWDMGGFVIDYASQPPYVGSRFVDLGVFGGTGRFLA, from the coding sequence ATGCAGCGTCGTCCGTTTGTCACCCTCGCATCCAGCGCCGCCGCCGTTCTGGCCGCTCCCGGGTTCATGCGCAATGCATGGGCGCAGGAAAGCGGCATCTCCGGCAAGACCCTCGGCATCGGCTGCTCCACCGCCCTGAGCGGCCACTTTGCCGGCTTTGGCCATGACATCAGGCTGGGCATGGAGGCGGCTGTGGCGCATGTCAACGGCCGCGGCGGCATCTTTGGCCGCACGCTGCAACTGAGCCTGGTGGACGACGCCTATGTGCCGCAGCGCACGGCAGACAATGTCAAGCAGATGATCAGCCAGGGCAATGTCTTCGTGCTGCTTTCGTGCTTTGGCACACCGAACAACCAGGCCATCTTGCCGCTGCTCGAAGAGGCCGGCATCCCTTACGTGGGGCCGATCACCGGCGCCTCGTCGCTGCGCAAAAGCTCGCGCAATGTGTTCCATGTGCGCGCCAGTTACACCGACGAAATACGCCGCCTGGTGCAGCGCCTGGCGGGCATGGGGCTGACCGGCGTGGGCGTGGTGTTTCTGGACAACGGCTTTGGCCGTGAATTGCTGGAAGACGCCACGCGCGCGATGGCCGAGCAACAAATCAAGCCGCTGCTCCAGGTGGCACTGGCCATCGACGGCAAGAACCTCGGCGAAGTGCTGGCCAAGGTGTCTGAAGTCCGCCCGCCTGCCGTGCTGCTGGCCACCTCGGGCCTGGAATCGGTAGAACTGATACGCGGCCTGAAGAAAAACCATCCGGGCATCCTGATGACAGGCACGAGCGTGACGCTCAGCGGCGATGATCTCAAGGAGCTCGGCAGTGCCAGCAGCGGCTTGGCGGTGACCATGGTCGTGCCCGACTCGAACCTCGCCAAGATTGCCTTGGTGCGCGATTACCAGAGCGCCATGCGCGCCAGGAACGAGCAGATGTTCACGCAGCGCAGCCTGGAGGCCTACATCAACCTGCGCGTGCTGGCCGAGGGCCTGGAGCGCGCCGGTGCCGACCTGACCCGCGCCAAGCTGCGCAGTGCGCTGGCCAGCATCCGCAACTGGGACATGGGCGGCTTCGTCATCGACTACGCCAGCCAGCCGCCCTACGTAGGCTCGCGCTTCGTAGACCTGGGGGTGTTCGGCGGTACCGGGCGCTTCCTGGCTTGA